ACCGGGAAACCAATCCGTTCGTTTCGATTTGCGCGCGTGTGTGCTTCCACACCTGCGAGGACAAGTGCCGGCGCAGCAACCTCGACCAGCCCGTGGCCATCCGCGGCGTGAAGCGGTTCATGGTCGAGAAGGAAACCAGTGTGCAGATGCCGAGTGTGCGTGAAAATCCCGCCAACGCCAAACGCAAGATTGCGATTGTCGGCGCGGGGCCGGCGGGTCTGACGTGCGCCTATTTCTTGGCCCGTCTCGGTTATCGTCCCGATGTATTCGAGTCCGAATCGGTCCCGGGCGGCATGCTGGTCCAAGCCATTCCGGCGTACCGGCTTCCGCGGGAGGAAGTGGCGCGCGAGATTCGCATGATCGAAAAACTGGGCGTTTCCATCCAGACCGGCAAGCGTCTGGGCAGGGATTTCACCCTGTCCGGTCTGCGTGAACAGGGCTACGAAGCGGTATTCGTCGCCGTTGGCGCGCCGAAGGGGTCCAAACTGCGGATCGCGGGCGAGGATGCCGAGGGTGTCGCGGACGGGATGCAATTCCTGCGCGAGTACAACCTGACCGGAACGGCGAAGGTCGGCGAGCGCGTGGCGGTCATCGGCGGCGGCAATGCGGCCATTGACGCGGCGCGCACGGCTTTGCGCCTCGGCGCGAAATCGGTGACGATTCTGTATCGCCGTACGCGCGAGGAAATGCCGGCCTACAAGGAAGAGATCGAAGAAGCCGAACGCGAAGGCGTCGCGATTCAGACGCTGGTCGCTCCCGCTGAAATCATTGTCGAGAACGGCAAGGCCGCGGGGGTGAAATGCAACCGGATGTTCCTGGGCGAATTCGACAAGAGCGGCCGGCGCCGTCCGGAAGTGTCCGGCGACAGCACCTTCGTGCTCGAGGTGGATCAGGTTATTGCGGCCATCGGCCAATCGCTCGATACGGCGGAAGTGATGGACGGGGTTTCGTTGAATCTTACCGCGAGCAAATACATTGCCGCGGATCCGCTCTCCGGGCAAACCTCGGTGCCGTGGGTGTTCTGCGGCGGTGATGCGGCGACGGGTCCGATGTCGGTGGCGGACGCCATCGGTGACGGTGAACGCGCGGCGGTCGGCATTGACAAGTTCCTGACCGGCGAAGAACACGCGTTCTGGCGCGGCATCGAACAGGTGGACACCGAATTCGATCCGGATGCCGATCCGGTTGATTATCCGCGGGCGAAGATGAAGATGATCCCCGTGAACAAACGCAAGAACAACTTCAACGAAGTGGAAGTCGCGTTGACGGAATCGGCGGCGATTCGCGAGGCGAAACGCTGCCTGCGCTGCGACTACCGCTCGACGTGCGAAGTATAACCCGGCAAGCGCCGTTTGAGGAGAAAAAATATGCCAACGTTGACGGTTGACGATGTCCGGGTGGAAGTCCCGGAAGGAACATCAATTTTGAATGCCGCGCAAAAAGCCGGTGTCAAGATTCCGACTTTGTGTTACTTGAAGGATTTGCAGGCCATCGGCGCGTGCCGCGTGTGTCTGGTCGAAGTGGAAGGCGCGCGGACGCTGGTCGCCTCGTGCGTCACGCCCGTGACCGAAGGCATGAAGGTTTACACGCAGCGCAAGCGCGTGCGCGAGGCCCGCAAGACGGTGGTCGAACTGTTGCTCTCCGATCACCAGGGAGACTGCCAGACCTGCGCCCGCAGCGCCGACTGCGAACTGCAGGAACTGGCCGCCGATCTCGGAATCCGCGACATCCGTTTTCCCGGCGAGAAGAGTAAAAGTTTCATTGACAATTCGACGCCCGCTCTCGTCCGGGACAGTGGAAAGTGCATCCTGTGCCGCCGTTGCGTGACGGTCTGCCGTGAAACGCAGGGAGTCGGGGGACTCTTTGCGCAAAACCGCGGATTTGACACGGTGGTCGGCCCGGCGTTTTGCGGCGATCTCGACGACGTTGTGTGCGTGCAATGCGGCCAATGCGGCGCGGTGTGCCCCGTCGGCGCGATCACCGAGAAAGACCAGATTGCGGAAGTTTGGGCGGCCCTCGAGGATCCAACGAAGACCGTCGTGGTCCAGACGGCCCCGGCCATCCGCGCCGCGCTCGGCGAATGCTTCGGCAACCCGCCGGGCACGCTGGTCACGGGTAAGATGGTCAGCGCGCTGCGGCGGCTGGGTTTCGATGCTGTGTTCGACACGAATTTCGCGGCGGACCTGACCATTCTCGAAGAGGGGACGGAACTCCTTACGCGCCTGAAGAAGGCGTTGGTGGACAAGGAGCCCGTGGCGTTGCCGATGTTCACGAGTTGCTCGCCGGGGTGGATCAAGTTCATCGAATACTTCTATCCGGAAATGCTGCCGAACGTTTCGACATGCAAATCGCCGCAGCAGATGTTCGGCGCGCTGGCCAAGACATACTACGCCGAGAAGATCGGCAAGAAGCCGGAGGACATGTTCGTCGTGTCCATCATGCCGTGCACCGCGAAAAAATTCGAGAGTCAGCGGCCCGAAATGAACGCCAGCGGTGTGCGCGATGTGGACGTGGTCCTTACAACGCGCGAACTTGGACGCATGATTACGCAGGCAGGCATTGATTTCAACAGCCTGCCCGATGACAAAATGGATTCCCCGATGACCGAAGGATCGGGCGCGGCGGATATTTTTGCGAACACCGGCGGCGTGATGGAAGCGGCCCTGCGCACCGTCTACGAGATCGTGACCGGAAAACCGTTACCATTCGAGAACTTCCATGTAACGCCGATCGTCGGCCTCGAAGGCATCAAAGAAGCTGCGGTCACGTTCACCGAAACAGTTCCCGAGTGGTCCTTCCTGAAGGGCGTGACGGCGAGAGTCGCGGTGACGCACGGCCTTGGAAATGTCCACAAACTGATGGAACGGATCAAGTCCGGCGCGGCCACCTATCACTTCATCGAAGTGATGACCTGCCCCGGCGGCTGTATCGGCGGCGGCGGACAGCCCCGCATGACCGACAACAGCGTCCGCCTTGCGCGCATCGCCGCCATCTACAAGGAAGACGAGGGCAAACAGATCCGCAAGTCGCACGAGAATCCCGACGTTACCCGAATCTACAAGGAATTCCTCGGCGAACCCAACGGCCACAAGTCGCACCAACTGCTCCACACGAAGTACACGGAGCGTTCGCGCGTGTAATTTCGGATCAACGAGACACAAAGGCAACGAGGCGCAAGGGCATCCCCTCTTGCGCCTCGCTTTTTACTGGAAGACAAGATTTTACGGGTGTAATTGGAGGAGGGGCAAGTTGACTCTCCGGTGTGCCGGCGATAGCATGGGGCCGGACGGTTCAGGAGGAGCATCGCCATGCTGTCACGGAGGGATTTTTTGAAGGCTGCGGGACTGGGCGCGGCCTGTTGGGCCGGCCATGCGTGGAGCGCGGAATCGCCGGCCGTTCGACGCCCGAATTTCGTTTTTATCCTCGTGGACGATCTGGGCTGGCGCGACCTCGGCTGTTTCGGCAGCACGTTCTACGAGACGCCCCATCTCGACCGGTTGGCGAATGAAGGCGTGCGGTTCACCAGCGCCTACGCGGCATGTCCGGTGTGCAGTCCGACCCGTGCAAGCATCATGACCGGCAAGTATCCGGCGCGGCTGGGAACCACGGATTACTTTGGGGCGCCGCAACCCGACAAGGTCGCCCATCATTGGACCCAGAACAAGCCGCTGTTGCCCGCGCCGTATCTCGATCACTTGCCGCTGGAGGAAATAACCATTGCGGAGGCATTGAAGGAAGCGGGTTATTCGACCTTCTTCGCGGGCAAGTGGCACTTGGGCGGCGACGGATTTCTGCCCGAGGAACAAGGTTTCGACATCAACAAGGGCGGTCATCGTTTCGGCGGACCGCCGGGCGGTTATTTTTCGCCGTACAAAAATCCCAAACTCGAAAGCGGCCCGCCCGGCGAACATCTGCCCGCCCGGCTGGCCGAGGAAACGGTGCGCTTCATGCGCGAACACAAGGACGGGCCGTTTCTGGCCTATCTGTCGTTTTATTCGGTGCATGTTCCGCTTCAGGCGCGCGAGGATCTGAAGGCGAAATACGAAAAAAAAGCGGCGGCGCTGGATTCCCAAGAACCGGTGTGGGGACGGGAAGGCGACAGGGATGTCCGCATGGTGCAAAGCCATCCGGTGTATGCCGGCATGGTCGAGGCGATGGATCAGGCCGTGGGAAATGTGCTGAATGCCCTGGACGAACTCGGCATCGCGGACAACACCATCGTGTTCTTCATGTCGGACAACGGCGGCCTCAGCACCGCCGAGGGGCATGCCACCTCGAACCTGCCCCTGCGCGGGGGGAAGGGCTGGCTGTACGAGGGCGGCATTCGCGAGCCGATGATCGTGAAATGGCCCGGCGTAGCCCAACCGGGAACGGTATGCGGCGAGCCGGTCATCAGCACGGACTTCTATCCGACGATGCTCGACATGGCCGGCCTGCCCGCAAAACCACGGCAGCATGTGGACGGCATGAGTTTCGCCGGGTTGCTCAAGGGCGGCAAGAGGCCGAAACGCGATGCCCTCTATTGGCATTACCCCCATTATGGCAACCAGGGCGGAACGCCCGGCGCGGCGATTCGCGCGGGCGATTGGAAACTGATCGAATTCTTCGAGGAGCGTCCGCCGGAACTCTACAATCTGCGCGAAGACCTTTCCGAAAAGCGCAACATGGCCTCCGAAAAGCCGGAGAAAGTCCGTACACTCCGCGCCATGCTGCACCGCTGGCAGAAAGATGTCGGCGCCCGGTTTCCGACGCCCAATCCCGACGCAAAATCATGACGGAAAAGGAAAAACCTTGAACGATCGCATGGTGCGCAGAAAATTCCTGAAAGGCGCGCTGGCCGCCGGTATGGCATCCGGGGCCGGCCCGGAAGAACGGGCGT
Above is a genomic segment from Candidatus Hydrogenedentota bacterium containing:
- a CDS encoding sulfatase, producing the protein MLSRRDFLKAAGLGAACWAGHAWSAESPAVRRPNFVFILVDDLGWRDLGCFGSTFYETPHLDRLANEGVRFTSAYAACPVCSPTRASIMTGKYPARLGTTDYFGAPQPDKVAHHWTQNKPLLPAPYLDHLPLEEITIAEALKEAGYSTFFAGKWHLGGDGFLPEEQGFDINKGGHRFGGPPGGYFSPYKNPKLESGPPGEHLPARLAEETVRFMREHKDGPFLAYLSFYSVHVPLQAREDLKAKYEKKAAALDSQEPVWGREGDRDVRMVQSHPVYAGMVEAMDQAVGNVLNALDELGIADNTIVFFMSDNGGLSTAEGHATSNLPLRGGKGWLYEGGIREPMIVKWPGVAQPGTVCGEPVISTDFYPTMLDMAGLPAKPRQHVDGMSFAGLLKGGKRPKRDALYWHYPHYGNQGGTPGAAIRAGDWKLIEFFEERPPELYNLREDLSEKRNMASEKPEKVRTLRAMLHRWQKDVGARFPTPNPDAKS
- a CDS encoding NADH-dependent [FeFe] hydrogenase, group A6, producing MPTLTVDDVRVEVPEGTSILNAAQKAGVKIPTLCYLKDLQAIGACRVCLVEVEGARTLVASCVTPVTEGMKVYTQRKRVREARKTVVELLLSDHQGDCQTCARSADCELQELAADLGIRDIRFPGEKSKSFIDNSTPALVRDSGKCILCRRCVTVCRETQGVGGLFAQNRGFDTVVGPAFCGDLDDVVCVQCGQCGAVCPVGAITEKDQIAEVWAALEDPTKTVVVQTAPAIRAALGECFGNPPGTLVTGKMVSALRRLGFDAVFDTNFAADLTILEEGTELLTRLKKALVDKEPVALPMFTSCSPGWIKFIEYFYPEMLPNVSTCKSPQQMFGALAKTYYAEKIGKKPEDMFVVSIMPCTAKKFESQRPEMNASGVRDVDVVLTTRELGRMITQAGIDFNSLPDDKMDSPMTEGSGAADIFANTGGVMEAALRTVYEIVTGKPLPFENFHVTPIVGLEGIKEAAVTFTETVPEWSFLKGVTARVAVTHGLGNVHKLMERIKSGAATYHFIEVMTCPGGCIGGGGQPRMTDNSVRLARIAAIYKEDEGKQIRKSHENPDVTRIYKEFLGEPNGHKSHQLLHTKYTERSRV